A stretch of DNA from Oreochromis aureus strain Israel breed Guangdong linkage group 10, ZZ_aureus, whole genome shotgun sequence:
ATCTCACAGGTCAGAGATCAGATCGAGACGCCTTCAGCAGACCTGTTTGCACCACTCTCAAACAACAACACTCCAGTCAGGAGGGTGTCTCCCCTGAACCTCATCTCATTTACACCCTGACACCAACTTTCTTcttcattgtttaaaaaaaaatggacaatTTATCTATCCTGTGACATGAAACTGCTCTGGAGTTTATCTGACGAGGGCTGCGTTGGAATTTACAtaataaactgcatttgtttttgtaaaactaGCAATCCTGACCATTTTTGTCCAGCCCATGACATTGTTTTCACACTTCCAGCAAAGACAATCAACATACCTGCAGTAAGCACTGGACAGGTCAGTATGCACGGTGCAGCATTGCATACAGTAAATACCCATTTCTTGGTTTTGATAAGGTTTAATGGTGCAATAGTACAAAAAGAATcccaaataaaatgttcaagaGCAAACATTCAGACAAGATTAACATGTATATACGAACACGAACACACACTACAGTCTAAAGTTTACAGCACAAAGCATACAAATGGGAATTTGACTTCTCACTTCATTGCTCATCAGTACTGTTTATATGTAAATAGTTTACAGCATCCAGTCTTTGCAGGGACTGACTGCAAAGGCTAAAATAATTTACTACAGTTTTAAAGCATGATTATATTTAGGCTGGTCAAATGTGTTTGTAGGATTTATTGTTTGGTGGGGGGAGAGTACAGCACAAAGGCACAAAGTGGAGTTGCAGAGGCAGAGCAGGTTGATTAACACACATGCACTATTTTAACCATACAGTCACTAAGCCACTGAGCAGCTTTACCTCAGCTTAAAGCATTAACAGTTCTGTTGATGCCAATAAAACagttaaagtagaaaaacaacaaagaatatTATAAAGACAACAGCAACTTAGTTTTGCTTTAAAGCTCAGTACTTCCCCCTGAAATTACGAGGGGTGACGACCGGACTAGGAGGTGGAGATGGCTGGCGGGACCGCAAAATCCTTGAGGAGGGGGTCAGGTTTGCATCCTCGGCAGTACGGGTGTTGTATTTACGTGTTGGGGTGCGAGATGGGAACAGAGACTGGAAAAATTGTCGTTTTTGCGGCGGACGGTTTTCGGGGTCGCTCGGTGCGCCGGCGCCACAGCCTCTCTTTTTGCAGGAGCCCGGCATGCTGGGGGCCGCAAAGCCAGACGGGGGCAGCTGGGGAGGGAGGGACTGTGTTTGGGCCAGGGTCTGCGCTTTCCGCCTCAAGTCGGCTTTGACCAGCATCAGGTCGTTCTGGAGCTCCATAAGGATCTGGCCCTGAGAAGAAGAAGTCAGTTGACAGGGGGTGGGGTTAgacaggagcagagagggaggggaggggtgttTAGTTTCAGAAGGTGAGGCAAAAAGCAACAGCTAAACATGCTCTAGCTCAGTGACAGCTTGGTGCAGATGTTAGAAACCTTGTTTTAGTTTAAAATCTGGCGGTGCAAGTGAgttagaaagagaagaaaacgaCAGTTTAAAGTGAGAACTGCTCATAATATAATAAGTTTATTAAAGAGTTCTTGCATTTTAGCCTCAAAAGCTGCTTCTAACTAAGAGAAAACGGCACTTTTAATCTCTGCACTGACGGAAATTTAACATGCAGTTTGCAAAATGTGTTCAGTACTTTTTCAGCTGTTGCAGAACACAGAGGGCTGAGCACCCTGTTAAATGATTTAAACAAAATCTTAGTTTACAAGTAAAACTGAAGCTCGTTGCAAATTCCACATTGCTTGACTCTACCTGTTTGGCTAGAGTCTCATCTGCAGCTGTTAAAGCGTGGCGCAGCCTTTCCCCTCCTGTGTTGCGACAGCAGGCTCTTTCACCAGACTGCAGGTCCAGCCCCAGCCTCTGCAGATTCAGCCGCAGCTGACGCAGGTTctgttgtaaaaacaaaacaaaatatatacacacacagattttaATCTTTCGAGGAGTCCAGAGACTCACATGCAGCAGTGAGTTTGTGTAGAGCATGTACTGACCCGCTGACCCTCCTCCAGCTTGCggtcagcagcagaggtgagagTGCCAGCACTACCTGGCACTTCTAGCTGCATCTTAAGCTTTGTCACCTCTGCACAGACAACCAGAACAAATCAGTCAGCCATCATGAACAGTATCCTTGTGCATATAATCAGAAATCTTCCAGTCAGACTGTACCTTGAGTCTTGGTGCACAGCTCAGCGCGGCACTGGTCGAGTTCAGCGCGCAGTCTGCCGAGTTCATTCTGCGTACTGACGCGCTGAGAGCGGCGAGGGccctcagagtctccaggtggcgCCGTCATGGGGGCTGCTTCATttgccttctttttttcctcaagaGCAGCAGACAGAGCTTCAATCTCCTGATCACGTTCCTGGGAGAACAGAAATAAATTTGGTAGAGATTCAGCAAGAGCATCGCAAACCGTTGCGAATGCTTAATTTGCAGAGAATGCAAAGCATTACAAACTGACCTTCAGCTCCTGGGTGTAGAATTTCTTCAGGTGTTTCTGCAGGCTATTTATCTTGTCTTCATACCTCTCTTCAATGAGCGCCCTCTCAGCATCCAGTGTCTCACTACAGGGTGAGCAGATATGAAATTTTGCTATATGTAGTCATTACAAAATCagttaaacaacacatttctcCTAAATCCCTGCTAAGAAAACACCATTAGATGTGCCTACTGCTCCTTACCACTAAAAAGTATTACAAAAAAAGCCTTTAAATTGGCATTTCAGATTTAaactagcacacacacacacctgaaacCATCTTGCATTCTAGAGATGACCTCCATCATCTCAGAGACCACCTGCTCTCTCACATTTGCTTCTAGGACTTCTTTCTCTTCCCGCTGACGCTGCACCTCTCTCTTCAGAACATCAATGGCCTGCAGCAAAGCCTTAATGTAGAACAGTCAGCTGTTAGAACAATGGACTTTTGACagtttttgacacatttaagatCTTAAGGTTATTTGGTTTAAGtagtgttttaaaataaaaggttGATTTATTTTGTCAGTGAAATAAAAGTGCTTAACATTTAGATGTTACACAGAAAGCAGAGGATGTTACCTTAGTATCTAACATGGTGATATCTCCATCGTCGACATCActctcatcctcttcctcctccatcaccgtgcTGTCATTACCATTTCCTGTTGGATCACGAAGGAGAGACAGGATGTAGGCCACCCTGGTCTTCGTGGACGGGCCGTGGACGAGCTTAAAGAAGAGAAACGGCACATTTGATCGATCTCACACAGGACGCAAAACTAAACCAGCCACTCAGGTACTCATGTACAAGTCAGTTTCTTACTTGGGTAGCAATAGCAGAGAATTTGAGGGCCTGGAGGGTCTCGTCATAGATGGATGCACATGGATTGATGTTGACCACCATGGTGGAGGTTCCTCGCCCACAGAAGAAACCCTGCAGGACACGAGTCAGCTTACTGTCCCTGAAAGGCACCACTTGAGGAGGCCGTGACCTGTTGATGTAGTAGGAACACATATATAGTAAAACCATTTGGTCATTACATCTTTATATGTAAAAACCAAAAACGCCCTACAGGCTGTAAAAGTTGATTTAGTGTAGGAAATCAACACGCCATAAATTAGCGGATCAATAATTTAATTACTGCAGAAGCTGACGTGAAGATAATTTATAGCAATTTAGTATTTTCGATCTTGAGAGCAGAAAAGCAGTAAAAAGCTCCACAAGATGATCTGTTTCAACCATTTCTCTAATTTACTACACCACCTAAAAAATTTAAAACGTACTTATTGCTCTGGTTGTGCCTCAGGGCAGCAATGCAGCGCCCCAGTGTTAGGAGGGAGGTGTTAATATTGTTGGCCTCCTTCATCCTCTCACCATTACGCTGATCTTTACAGCGTTCGGACCCAGCCAAATCACACACAGTCAGCCTAAAAAGGAGAAACTTACATTATCACCTTTACAAACTCTAATCAATATAAGTTAAAATGATCCGAAACTGAAATCAAGACTGGGTAATTAAAAGCAAACTTACTCGCTGATGTGCATGGCCTGGCCTGAATTTTCTCCAGGGTGGACGTGCAGGACACGGAGGGAAAAGATGCTGTGGCTATGTAAGGGAGAGTCTTTAATCAGAGAGGCTGCAAGTGTAAATCAAAGTAAGGTTTCAATAGGTAAACACGCCATTTAACATGCTCCTACCTGCGACTGGAGTTCTGGTTGAGGTGAGTGCTGGCGAAGCTTTGGTTGCGACGCCCAACTCTCAGAATCCTCCAGGCTTCCTCGGCGCTGCGGATCTGGATCCAGGTCAGATCTGATACAACAGGAAGAAGCACAATGTGGTGCACGTGAAGGAGCTGCAGCAGTAGTTACACATGCTGTTATACCGGAAACACATGAATAAAGCTAAAGTAGTGTTCAAAGTCTTAACCATCTTTTGCACAGTTctttattcatgcattcattcattgtgGTGTGTTGTTGCACTCCCACAAACACAAAGTGTACAAAAACTGCAGGTAGAATTGAGGAAAAGGCAGGGGGAAAATGAAAGAAGCAATTTACAGcttttaaacatcatttccTGCCTGATGAAGCGTAACATACATCAGATGAGAGAAGCTGCCTGGTGGGAATGAGCCTCAGGACGTTCAGGCCGACGTGCATACTTTGATCTAGTTTTAACTCCATTCCTGTGAATGAGCCACTGTTACCTTTCACGTAGGGGTTGCCCTGCTTGTCGTCGCTTAGCCGCAATGTGACTCTTTTCCGGGGCTGCTGGGAGGGCGAGGCATCCAGTAGGTCGTACAGGAACTCGTTGTAGATTTCATAAAAGGACACCCAGATTGAAAACTGCACTCCTTCCTCCAGATCTTCCCCTCCGCTGTGCGACAGGCTGTCCGGCTCCAGACAAACACTGTCCGTGTCTGCAGAAGCAAATTAAAgtcacatgtttgtttgttttttaaggcaGTAATGATTTTAATATAAAGAAAGCGGTGTTTAAACTGGAAATTGGTTTGTGCTGCACAAACAACGCTGATGTTGACTTCTTTTTGTGTTCTTATATTGTAAACAGAGCTGTGCACTCATCAAACACCAACTATTCTACTCCAAATACAGTATGTGGTGTGTTTAGCAGAAAATTTACTCCATTTAGGAATGAAAATTTCGCCTTTATCCTCACCTTCCAGCTGAGTGGCAAAGGTAGTGGTAGCAGAGAGTCCTCCGATGCCACTATCCCAGATTGTGGTGGTGCCGGTGCAACGAGAATTCCCATCCTGAAATCCACAAGAGGAAGGAGAATCAGAAGATACATAATTCAAAACAGTCATTAAGTCAGAGGACAGACTTTTAACAATCAGCATTTGTTACTGATTgttttacacttaaaataacTGGAACATTATCATGAAAACAATCATCTGCAGGGAAACATTTAACCAAGTAGCAGCCTGCAAGGAAACAAATATGCCAATATAAGTGTAGTCACATACATTTGGAACACCACAATGTCCAAATGTATCCTAAAGTTCACCTTGTTGCTACAATGTGTTCCAGAGTAAAGCTGTAAGGCCTTTAAAAGTCATATTTCTGTTTACCTCTTTGAGCAGAGAGTTTCTGCGGATTTCTTCTGCCTTGACTTCACTGGCACTGAGCTGCCTCACATCCTGATACAAGACGGGCTTCAGGTTCATGCCACCGTACAGACGGCCCTGCAGTTTCCTAAACAGGGACACTAAAGCCCGGGGCAGCAGGCCTGCCTCTCGACCGCTGCCTGCAGGCCAAAGTTTGATAAGCATGGTTTATGTTGTGCATTACATAACGAACAAACCTCATAATTAACCCTGGGATTGATGTGTCCAAGTAATATCTGCAGAACAGAAAATAACTCACCCTGAATGGTGTACGTCTTTCCAGAATTGGTTACACCGTAAGTGTAGAGAAGTCTATTTTCTCCTCGAAGCACATCGTTTATCATCGCCTTCATTGTGCTCTCATAAAACTGTTGCTGCGCTGTCTCAGGACCAAATATCTAAGgggaaatttaaagaaaaaaacatcttcactgttttactctagCATTCCCATTTTCCCCACTACATTAAAGTTCTTCTCTGAAAATATTATCACGTGATTACCACAGTTTCTTTTTCTGAATGGGTTTTCAGGTTTGAAACAATATGTTTAAGTAAAGAGGAGCTACAAATATGACTGTCCTACCTTCGTGAAACTGAACTTGTGAATACTCGGAGTGATGCCTCGTTCTGCTGCTCTCATGTTCTGAGAGTCGTTTGGAGCTTTAAGCAGCAGGGTCTCTTCGTCTTGGATAGCCACACAACcctaaaggaaaaacaaaatagacTCTCAAGTACAGTTACAGAGTACTGAAAGCTTTTATCCCAGAAGAAACGACAATGTTGACCTTAATGTCTTACCTGCTCTTCCCCTCTGGATCTCTCCATGTCTGTAAGTGGTCGGATGCGCAGGAAAACCTTCACCCTCTCAGCGGCCCCTTCATCGCAGCTTTGAGGTTTCACTGCTACTTTCTAAACACACAAGCATCTTTGTAAATGTTTTGATGGTAGAATGGAAAAATATTAACAAGTGTAACACCACCAAACTGCAATCCCAGGGTTTAGAATTTTACATATTGCATCTCGCTCTACTGCAATACCCATCTGGGCTTTTAGTGCCTATTTAAAGCCTGCCAGACTGAAGAAAGCAGCAGTGTTTAAGAATCAGTGAGGTAACACGTGAACTGGAAATGTGTCAGAATGATATAGTTTAAACAGAATGTTATACATCTCCTCTGAAAGAAAAGCGAGGTATGAAATTATGGCTTTGAAAAACTGTTACACCTCTGGCAATATTGATCAATtatatatatagacacacacaaaaaacaaaaaatctaatATAGATTTGCTCTGAACATGTTTTGTTATACCTGAGGGACGTATGATGTTTTTTTATTGGGAACTCTTACCAGCCCTGTAATGGATGGCCTTGTGTCCAGGCCCGGGGAAATAACAGAGATCTCTGGTAGACGTGGTCTGGCCAAACCTCCGTGCTCTGCTGCTGTAGATTCAAACACAGCcatttcctcctcctcatcagaGGGGCATCCACACGGAGATGACAAAGACAGCGCCATGCCCGTCTATCTGTTCCAAGAATAACACATTTTCATTAGTATGTAGTAATTCTATTAAAAGAGGATTGCAAAAGTTTCAAACATGGGCTTGACTGAGGGCATGTGCACAAGTCACTTCGAAAGAATAATATAGGCTTGTGTTGGAAAAGCAGCAATATAcaataaaagatgaaaaactaAACTTACTCACGAGTGTGTGAGTGTTGTTTGTTATAATGATGTAATGATGTCCAGTAGTAAATGGGATTATTCTCTGTTCAAGCAGCATTTCATTGCTATGAATTAGTTAAACATGGGTGTGTCGTCATCAAACAAGCTGACAGGTAAAGGAACACTAGTTTACTGTTTAAAGCCAAATTGAACCTGCTTAAGTAGTCAAACAGGAAATATTTCCCAGGCTTTCACCAGACCAGACAAGTTTGGCATTAGTGCTGATCAATACAACTGCTCTACAGCAGGTCCTACGGCACTGGGTTTCTGTAGTGCTTATTCTTTGTAGCTATTAAGATGAGCGATTTTAGAAGTCTCGGTTTTTCAATTTcattcccttttttaaaaattcaaatggTATTCGTGTTACACTGAGCAGcattaaaaaagtataaaatccaCGTTTAGCATTCAAAAGTCACTCGAGGCATCTTCACCTTTCACTGCTTGTTAAAGCAAGCCAACTTTGTGCCTTTAAAAGAAGATGTCTCAGAACTGAgtgcaactaaaaaaaaaccctcaatgCTGCACTTTTACATGTGCAAGTAGCCAAGTTTAGCCCCCAGTGAGGACGTAGTAAACGGAGCCTATATTGCAGTGAATTAAACAGAGTCACTTTAATGTTTATACTAGCTAACATAAAGTAATAACAATGATTTCTACCAATATACCAATATATGCTAACTAAGAGATTTGCTTCCTGGTTTTAAATGGGAAAATCGTGCAGTCactcaaaaccaaaaacaagcacacaaaacacGTGGATATTGCATTTAGCTTAACACACACTTACATAACCTCCGTCAAACAGTTATAGTTACAATCTAATATTAATTTTTGTAACTATTAATTTAACTTGTTTAACGTCGTATGGCCCACATTTAAGTAGAACTCACTTTAACTTGCCTGGAATGTCCAAAATGTGCCTGGTTTCCAGTAAGCTCGTTAGCTTAATGTTTACGATAGATCGCCAAAAACCAACGGTGAGGTAAAACTGTATCAGTTCAGCAAAACCTCTTTGTCTGGATCTCTTAGCACCAGCTGAGCCGCTTTACCCGAttgctttttgggtttttgaACAATGCGCTTCCCCACAGGGAGGCTCGACGATTGGGTAAAGTGTATCGCTGTCTTCCCTTTGATTGGTTAACAGGACCTCGCATGGCGCATGGGCTTTGGAACGTGACGTCGTGGGAGGGGGTGTGGCCAGGAGTTTTGGTCGAGGTGCCATTTTAGTAGGCCAAACAAAGCACGCGAATAAcatcagctatggttcgtacttGCTGTGTGCTGGGTTGTAACGTTagatcgcacgaccggcaagggaataagcttgaaaatgggctatcttttcattgtttccCCACCTGGAGGCAACGCGAGGGAGCTATTGTATCGgatgttaccaaaagaaggcgtctagcctggatagcagctgtgagacgtgCTGATATCCAGTTCACTACCATCCCCAGATATCTGCTGGTGTgttccagacattttcattcgggtaagttctaaataagtTCATATTCGTTTTATTTTCGATGCGCTATGAagtcatagcaaattagaacaaacatctTAATGAGGGATTTTGCAGAACTGCGTTCTGTTTATGGAGTTGCTAATTATTTAGCAtaattgcaggcaaaccagcctatgaaatggatgaaacaaaTCCTGACTGGGTTCCAACGCTATACATGGGGCACTCCGAAATCCCTGCTTCAAACTTGGACCGTCACAGACGACGAATGCGACGAAAGcaacaaagagcagcagtcGGAGGTAGGGCTGTtcatataacgatatatatcggatgagatataaaaacgtctatcgtttcattttacgtttgtttcgtggtgtcgcaaaataaactgtttacggcaatatttttttcatcgttttgatggtcactgtagtggctatattaatttcttaaagttctctctttctcttatttttaatataaccacactacggacggacaagcgcctgtttttatgcgttgtcgttagcaaacctttcacaataaagctcaagatcctgttgagacttttcaaaatcaactaaatcacgtgaaagagtgcagagtatttacggatgagaagcaaaaaaagagctaaaaaataaacctttgactcaaacgttagaacaggcttttccccgcagcacgctgtgtaataaatactcacaaagaaaacggcggctgttacaacttatgtctaaaaatgtatcgtttcatgcatcagttaaaacactcgactccaggtacacgacgcccagctggaaacacttcacgcaagtcgagctgcccgacattcacataatttacagaaaatgttaaatttttgtgatttatatggTTATcagacgatagatgtcttatatcgggatatgagattttggtcatatcgcacagccctagtcgGAGGTAAATACAActcccaccaccaccaacatAAAAAAATGCTCTCGCTGTCAGGTAATCAGCACATAGCTTTTTGACGAGTCATGCACTTTTAATTGGATTTCTGGTGAACATTTGCCTTATATGTATGCACTCATTGTATCTGACAGGCTTTAGTAATGGaggagcagagtctgaaggtgAGGCCTGCATAGAAGTTACATGAAGAGCTGCCAGAGATGGACACGACAGAAGACCAACACCATAATCACCATGTGATGGAGGCTGTGGACAAGAGTTGTTGGACAAGTGGAGGCTGAGGTAGTAGCAGCAAATGTAGAAAATGATGTAGAGAAATGTGGTATTCTTCACAGGCTGTTACCAGGTGATGTAGGTTTGGCCAACAGAGGCTTTGACATCAGAGATGCTGTGGGAGTGATGTGTGCAGAGGTTAAGATCCCTGCATTTACAAAAGGCTTCTGTCAACTTGATGCCAAGGACATTGAAGATACAAGAGCTATTGCCCACCTAATAATTCATGTTGGGCAAGTTGTAGGTAGTTTGAGCACCAAGTACAAAATGctacataccaccatgccaatcagattacttcttccatgtgagggtgaagaggtgacccttctggataagatAGTGAATGTTTGCTGCGTTTTGGTGAACATATGCCCCagtgtgtggtagtaaaaccagggaaaaatgaAACTTACTTTTAAGTACTCTTAAAAGTCTTGTGCTGTGTATATATAGCTATAatttttcaaaagatacagtaaattTACAGAATGTTAGTAGTGGGTGTTAGTAAACGCTGTcattattttatgtaaaaatgttgtcatttgtaaactattctacattgtaactgatttgatgttctataaagtggttttaataaaaAGGGCAgaaatttctttgtttctttattcaacttttgaacagtggtacttagtaagtacatattcagtaaatgcaaattatttgcaTGGCAATGCACTTCAGGCATAAATCTAGACCCcctaaataaaaaattatgggGCGTTAAGAACAGAACTATGCTTGGAGAAATATTTTTCCACCAGTTCTGGAAggcacactttttttttgaagaactCTTGTGCTCTCTTCAAACGTGGTTCCCAGAAATACACATCAGGGAAGATGCGTACCACAGCCATGTCTCTTTGGGTCCATACAACGAGGTCACAGTGGTTGGAGCTGGTGACAAAGATTTGTGTTTGCACCTGTGAGTAGTAGGGGTGCATCCTCTTTAAGTGAAGTCCATTTGCAGCTGACTCCAGGCAGAAGTCTTTATCCTGTGCATCCAATGTCTGCTTAATGCTGTCCGTTGTGTATTTAAAAGGACACTTAATCTCCAGGCACCCCTTCCCACAACAGTCACACATTGTGAGTCTGTCAGGAGATGCTCCAAGTTCAGGAAAAATGGTGTTCACAATAAAACCCCATATACGAACCTGCAGTTTGTAGTGATGTGCTGCAATTTTTTTGGTGTAGGTCTTTCGTGCGTCCTCTTCATGCTCCACTCCCCATCTTGTTTGTGTAACAGACACAGTTTTCAGGGTAGCACACACAATTAACAACACTTTGGGCTGGTGTTTCCAAACTTGTGGCAAATACAGCGTGCATCACTGAAGCTGTAATTCTTCCTGCACGCCATCGAAACCAATCAGGGCTCTTGTGCTGAAATCTTGTGTGCCCTTCAATAGCTTCTGCCTGCTTTTCAGTCACTGTTGGAGCGTTTAGGTACTTTACACAGTGCAGCTGTAGATCTGTAAGGCCAAGGGACTGTGTGCATTTGTTGTGTAAAAATGCCAGAGACTGGGGTAAAGTAGGTGAATATACAGTGTATTTAGTGTGATATTTCCATTCCTGACAAACCCACAGCTTTACTGTGTTCCAGCAGTGTATCCAGtagcagtgacaactcctccagAGTAGCAGGtggaatttttctttttggagGACGGCTTCTTTTGCCTTTCACTACAGacggtctgtttatgttttgatcgagagcattttttaaaaacggTGCCTGCTTAAACAAAGCACACATTTCATTGGTTCCTTTCATATCACGTGTTGTAAATAAATGTGGCATTTGATCATAGCGTGGAGGCAGCATGGCTGTGTATGGGCATGTTTACAAAGGTTGTCATAAGGAaggtatgtaaaaaaataaataaaacttaaaatagGGAGACAGGAGTCATGAAGTGCAGAGTATCTCATTCAAAACTTACaatgcctttttaatttcatGCCTATCAAATGTTTATGACAATAGAAAATTATTACTTTAAAGTCCATTTAATAACACAGTATTGGCTATATTGGCAGTTAAGTACAAGGCAAACAAACTAAACCCATGCCATTGCAATGTATTATATACAGAAAAATTGCATTTAAACATGAATATGACTCTGTCACATAAAAGAAATGGGCATCATGAGTACAATTCCTTTTGAACAGCTGTGACAGGTTAATCACAAAATCCCCCCTTTAGGGCTCAGCATAGGGGatcatctgtctccatctcaccctgtccCTAGCATACTTTTCTGTCCTCCTATTTCACTACATGAACCTTCCATGAACCCTCTCTTTggtcttccttttttcttcctccctGGAAGTTCCATCTTCAACATCGTTTGTCCAGTGTATACACCATCCCTCTTCTGCACATGTCCAGGCCATTTTGGCTTTCTGACTTTGTGTCCAAAtggctcaacctgagctgtccttcTGTCCATTCTGGTCACTTCTACTAAAAACATTGTCATCTTCTACTCTGTTGTTCACAAAATCCACATTTCTTTAAATTATCTTCCATTTAATATATAAGCtaaatgttttggggtttttttgttatatAGTACTAATAACTATGTGATtatacttgaaatacttgctGAATCCTTCCTCATTCTTTTCTTTAATTATGTCTTATACAAAACAGTAGTATAAAAGCAGAGTATTGCATAAAGCCTTGCATTGCTGGATTCTGCCAAATAAAAGTTTGTGAATTCCTGAGACAATCACCATTGTGAGATTTAAGCAAATCAggtattctttttaaaatttacgtCATTGAATACACACTGTATTTATCCAGTTACATCTTGTCCAGGTTTCGTGCTTTGTTCCATAGCAGCAGTGATGCTGTGAATACTGACTCGA
This window harbors:
- the kif20a gene encoding kinesin-like protein KIF20A, which encodes MALSLSSPCGCPSDEEEEMAVFESTAAEHGGLARPRLPEISVISPGLDTRPSITGLKVAVKPQSCDEGAAERVKVFLRIRPLTDMERSRGEEQGCVAIQDEETLLLKAPNDSQNMRAAERGITPSIHKFSFTKIFGPETAQQQFYESTMKAMINDVLRGENRLLYTYGVTNSGKTYTIQGSGREAGLLPRALVSLFRKLQGRLYGGMNLKPVLYQDVRQLSASEVKAEEIRRNSLLKEDGNSRCTGTTTIWDSGIGGLSATTTFATQLEDTDSVCLEPDSLSHSGGEDLEEGVQFSIWVSFYEIYNEFLYDLLDASPSQQPRKRVTLRLSDDKQGNPYVKDLTWIQIRSAEEAWRILRVGRRNQSFASTHLNQNSSRSHSIFSLRVLHVHPGENSGQAMHISELTVCDLAGSERCKDQRNGERMKEANNINTSLLTLGRCIAALRHNQSNKSRPPQVVPFRDSKLTRVLQGFFCGRGTSTMVVNINPCASIYDETLQALKFSAIATQLVHGPSTKTRVAYILSLLRDPTGNGNDSTVMEEEEDESDVDDGDITMLDTKALLQAIDVLKREVQRQREEKEVLEANVREQVVSEMMEVISRMQDGFSETLDAERALIEERYEDKINSLQKHLKKFYTQELKERDQEIEALSAALEEKKKANEAAPMTAPPGDSEGPRRSQRVSTQNELGRLRAELDQCRAELCTKTQEVTKLKMQLEVPGSAGTLTSAADRKLEEGQRNLRQLRLNLQRLGLDLQSGERACCRNTGGERLRHALTAADETLAKQGQILMELQNDLMLVKADLRRKAQTLAQTQSLPPQLPPSGFAAPSMPGSCKKRGCGAGAPSDPENRPPQKRQFFQSLFPSRTPTRKYNTRTAEDANLTPSSRILRSRQPSPPPSPVVTPRNFRGKY